In Paenacidovorax monticola, the genomic window CTTCTCGGTCAGCGTGGTCTTGCCCGCGTCGGGGTGGGAGATGATGGCAAAGGTCCGGCGGCGCCGGGTTTCTGGGGCGTACGACACAGTGATTTCGGGTGAGGTGCCAGCGCGGCGGGCCGCGTGGCGGAGGGAAAAGCGGGAAGGGCACCACGGCCGCTTCCGGTGATGGGCCGAATTTTAAGGGCGCGGGGCTGCGGGCGGGCTGCCCGGTATAATCCGCGCTTTCCGAGGAGCGTTGCAGCGCCCCCAGCATGGCGGGGCGCGAGGCTCGGATTCTTTGCATTCGCAACGACGCTCGCCCACGCTTCTTGTGCGGTGAGTTTCCCCCAAGGCGTGGTTTTTTCAGCATCCGATTTGGAGAAAACCATGAGCGCTGTTCTCAAGTCCCCCGCCGATTCCGCGATCGCCGATATTTCCCTGGCCGACTGGGGCCGCAAGGAAATCAAGATCGCCGAAACCGAAATGCCCGGCCTGATGGCCATCCGCGAAGAGTTTGCCGCCAGCCAGCCCCTGAAGGGCGCGCGCATCACGGGCTCGCTGCACATGACCATCCAGACGGCTGTGCTGATCGAGACCCTGAAGGCCCTGGGCGCCGACGTGCGCTGGGCCTCGTGCAACATCTTCTCCACGCAGGACCATGCGGCCGCCGCGATCGCCGCCACGGGCACGCCCGTGTTCGCGATCAAGGGCGAGTCGCTGGAGGACTACTGGGACTACACCCACCGCATTTTCGAATTCGGCGCCGCCGGCACCCCGGGCGAAGGCCCGAACATGATCCTGGACGACGGCGGCGACGCCACCATGCTCATGCACCTGGGCAAGCGCGCCGAGAAGGACCTGTCCGTGCTGGCCCAGCCCGGCTCGGAAGAGGAGCGCATCGTCTTCGCCGCCATCAAGGCCAAGCTCGCGCAGGACCCGACCTGGTACAGCCGCAAGAGCGCCCAGATCATCGGCGTGACGGAGGAGACCACCACGGGCGTGCACCGCCTCAACGAGATGAGCGCCAAGGGCACGCTGCTGTTCCGCGCCATCAACGTGAACGACTCGGTGACCAAGAGCAAGTTCGACAACCTGTACGGCTGCCGCGAGTCTCTGGTGGACGGCATCAAGCGCGCCACCGACGTGATGATCGCCGGCAAGGTGGCCTGCGTGGCCGGCTACGGCGACGTGGGCAAGGGCTCGGCCCAGGCGCTGCGCGCGCTGAGCGCCCAGGTGTGGGTGACCGAGATCGACCCGATCAACGCGCTGCAGGCCGCGATGGAAGGCTATCGCGTCGTGACCATGGAGTACGCCGCCGACAAGGCCGACATCTTCGTGACCACCACGGGCAACAAGGACATCATCCGCCACGAGCACATGCTGGCCATGAAGGACCAGGCCATCGTCTGCAACATCGGCCACTTCGACAACGAGATCGACGTCGCCTCGATCGAGAAGTACCAGTGGGAAGAGGTCAAGCCCCAGGTGGACCAGATTACCTTCCCCGACGGCAAGAAGATCACCCTGCTGGCCAAGGGCCGCCTCGTGAACCTGGGCTGCGCCACGGGCCATCCCAGCTTCGTGATGTCCAGCTCCTTCGCCAACCAGACCATCGCCCAGATCGAGCTGTTCACCAAGCCCGACGCCTACCAGGCCGGCAAGGTCTATGTGCTGCCCAAGATCCTTGACGAGAAGGTCGCGCGCCTGCACCTCAAGAAGGTGGGCGCCATGCTGACCGAGCTGACCGATGCCCAGGCTGCCTACATCGGCGTGAGCAAGAACGGCCCCTACAAGCCCGATACGTACCGGTATTGAGAACCAGCTCCTGAGGCGCTATGCGCCTTTCCGTTGCACGCAGCCCCTTCTCCCGGCCATCGCCAGAAAGGGTTGCGGCACCGGTGGCCGGCGTCTGCTGGCCCGGGGCCGCGCCAGTCCTTGGCGCCATGGGTAGATTTGTTTGCTCGTTAATTGATAGCTGTATCCGCTTGATGGAAGAGCGCTTGCAGCCGATTTGATTCAAAGAAGGAAGAGCGCCATGCGCGCGGACGTGTTTTTGGTGGAAGGCGGCCATGCCGCCACCCGGTCGCAGGCCCAGCGGCTCATCGCCGCGGGCGTGCAGTGGCGCCTCGCGCCCACGCTGCCCTGGAACAAGGTGGCGAAGAACGGCGACGACATCCCGGCGCTCGCCGAGGTGCAGTTGCTCGATGCGGCCGAGGCCAAGTACATCTCGCGCGGCGGGCTCAAGCTCGAGGGCGCGCTCGCGGCCACGGGCGTGGCTGTGGAGGGTCTGCGCTGCCTGGACGTGGGCCAGAGCACGGGGGGCTTCACCGACTGCCTGCTGCAGCGTGGCGCCGCGCAGGTGATCGGCGTGGACGTGGGCCATGGCCAGCTGCATGAGCGCCTGCGCAACGACCCGCGCGTGGTCTGCGTCGAGGGCCTGAACGCCCGCGCCGTGACGCCCGAATCCCTGGAGGAGGCCTGCGAGGAGGCGCTGTCCGAGCGCGTCGAGGCCGAGCCCGAGGACAACGAGACCCAGCCCGAGGCGCCCTACGCCTGGATGCGCAATGGCGGCGTGGTCGACGACGACTACGACGACAGCGGCGATGCCCGGGAGCAGGACGTCGAGGACTTCAAGGCCGAGCGCGCCGCCAAGGCCCGGGCGCGTGCCGAGGGCTCGCTGCCCACCGTGCGCCGGCGCCGTGCCGAGTACGCCGGTGCGGACATCACGCCCGCGTTCGACCTGGTCACGGGCGACCTGTCCTTCATCTCGCTCACGCTGGTGCTGCCTTCCATTGTGCCGCTGCTCAAGGCGGGGGCACGCTGCTCATGCTCGTCAAGCCGCAGTTCGAGCTGCAGCCCGGCCAGGTGGGCAAGGGGGGCATCGTGCGCGACCCCGCGCTGTACGCTCTGGTCGAGCAGCGCATCCGCGACTGCTGCGCGGCCCTGCCGCTGCAGGTGCTGGGCTGGCTGGACAGCCCCATCGAGGGCGGTGACGGCAACCGCGAATTCTTCATCCATGCAAGGAGGGTGGCATGAGCCCATCCACGGCCTTCCCGGTCAGCTTCGAATTCTTCCCGCCCAAGACGCCCGAAGGCGCCGACAAGCTGCGCGGCGTGCGCCAGCAGCTCTATGCGCGCCGGCCCGAGTTCTGCTCGGTCACCTACGGCGCGGGCGGCTCCACGCAGGCGGGCACCTTCGCCGCCGTGCAGGAGATCCTGGCCGAGGGCGTGAGCGCGGCGTCGCACTTCTCGTGCATCGGCGCCACGCGCGCGAGCGTGCGCGAGCAGCTCGCCCAGCTCAAGGCCATGGGCGTGAAGCGCCTGGTGGCGCTGCGCGGTGACCTGCCCAGCGGCTACGGCATCGGGGGGGAGTTCCACTACGCGAGCGATCTTGTGGCCTTCATCCGGGCCGAGACGGGCGATGACTTCCACATCGAGGTGGCGGCCTACCCCGAGGTGCATCCCCAGGCCCGCTCGGCCGAGGCCGACCTGCAGGCCTTCGCCACCAAGGTCCGGGCGGGGGCCGACTCGGCCATCACGCAGTATTTCTTCAACGCCGACGCCTATTTCCGCTTCGTCCACGAGGTGCGCCGCCTGGGCCTCGACGTGCCCGTGGTGCCCGGCATCATGCCGATCACGGGCGCTTCGCAGCTCATGCGCTTCTCGGATGCCTGCGGCGCCGAGATCCCGCGCTGGATCCGCCTGCGCCTGCAGGGCTTTGGCGACGACACGGCCAGCATCCGTGCCTTCGGCCTCGACGTGGTGACCGAACTGTGCGAACAGCTGCGCCGGGGCGGCGTGCCGGGGCTGCACTTCTACACCATGAACCAGAGCGCGGCCACGCTGGCCATCTGCGAGCGCCTGGGCATCTAGTTCCTCGCGCAGTCCGGTAACATGCGCAGCCGTTTGGGTTTCGTGTTCCACCTGTCGATGCATTCCGGACTTGCCCTGCTTACCTCGGCGCTGCTCGGCGCCTCTGTCCTGTGGC contains:
- the metF gene encoding methylenetetrahydrofolate reductase [NAD(P)H] → MSPSTAFPVSFEFFPPKTPEGADKLRGVRQQLYARRPEFCSVTYGAGGSTQAGTFAAVQEILAEGVSAASHFSCIGATRASVREQLAQLKAMGVKRLVALRGDLPSGYGIGGEFHYASDLVAFIRAETGDDFHIEVAAYPEVHPQARSAEADLQAFATKVRAGADSAITQYFFNADAYFRFVHEVRRLGLDVPVVPGIMPITGASQLMRFSDACGAEIPRWIRLRLQGFGDDTASIRAFGLDVVTELCEQLRRGGVPGLHFYTMNQSAATLAICERLGI
- the ahcY gene encoding adenosylhomocysteinase, whose amino-acid sequence is MSAVLKSPADSAIADISLADWGRKEIKIAETEMPGLMAIREEFAASQPLKGARITGSLHMTIQTAVLIETLKALGADVRWASCNIFSTQDHAAAAIAATGTPVFAIKGESLEDYWDYTHRIFEFGAAGTPGEGPNMILDDGGDATMLMHLGKRAEKDLSVLAQPGSEEERIVFAAIKAKLAQDPTWYSRKSAQIIGVTEETTTGVHRLNEMSAKGTLLFRAINVNDSVTKSKFDNLYGCRESLVDGIKRATDVMIAGKVACVAGYGDVGKGSAQALRALSAQVWVTEIDPINALQAAMEGYRVVTMEYAADKADIFVTTTGNKDIIRHEHMLAMKDQAIVCNIGHFDNEIDVASIEKYQWEEVKPQVDQITFPDGKKITLLAKGRLVNLGCATGHPSFVMSSSFANQTIAQIELFTKPDAYQAGKVYVLPKILDEKVARLHLKKVGAMLTELTDAQAAYIGVSKNGPYKPDTYRY